Proteins from a single region of Hordeum vulgare subsp. vulgare chromosome 6H, MorexV3_pseudomolecules_assembly, whole genome shotgun sequence:
- the LOC123401856 gene encoding probable trehalose-phosphate phosphatase 4 translates to MTTSQDVVVSEMGIGAGGAAMPGSGGAGLFACRSAASAGAMSMRQTYLDLAAAAARSANCTWAELEVMRAASPTRSRPGADVDDLTAWMRKHPSALAKFEQIASASKGKKIVMFLDYDGTLSPIVANPDAAYMSDAMREAVRDVAKHFPTAIVSGRCREKVHNFVGLSELYYAGSHGMDIKGPSSNPESVVCQPAREFLPVIEEVYKVLVEKTKSTPGAKVENNKFCLSVHFRCVDEKRWNFLAEQVKAVMKDYPMLKLTQGRKVFELRPSIMWDKGKALEFLLESLGFASCSDVLPVYIGDDRTDEDAFKVLRKRGQGVGILVSKSAKETSASYSLQDPAEVMEFLLRLVEWKRRSATPPMVRPRV, encoded by the exons ATGACGACGAGCCAGGACGTGGTTGTTTCGGAGATGGGCATTGGGGCGGGCGGGGCCGCCATGCCGGGCTCCGGCGGCGCGGGCCTCTTCGCGTGCCGCAGCGCCGCCAGCGCCGGGGCCATGTCCATGCGGCAGACGTACCTCGACCTCGCCGCCGCAGCCGCGCGCTCCGCCAACTGCACGTGGGCCGAGCTCGAGGTCATGCGCGCTGCCTCGCCCACCCGCTCCCGCCCCGGCGCCGACGTCGACGATCTCACGGCCTGGATG AGGAAGCACCCGTCGGCACTAGCCAAGTTCGAGCAAATCGCCAGCGCGTCCAAGGGCAAGAAGATCGTCATGTTCTTGGACTACGACGGCACCCTCTCCCCCATCGTCGCCAACCCCGACGCCGCCTACATGAGCGACGCG ATGAGGGAGGCGGTGCGCGACGTTGCCAAGCACTTCCCGACGGCGATCGTGAGCGGGCGGTGCCGCGAGAAG GTGCACAACTTCGTCGGCCTCTCCGAGCTGTACTACGCCGGCAGCCACGGCATGGACATCAAGGGGCCAAGCTCCAAT CCTGAGTCTGTCGTGTGCCAACCTGCAAGAGAGTTCCTCCCCGTGATCGAGGAG GTGTACAAGGTGCTCGTGGAAAAGACGAAGTCCACACCTGGAGCCAAGGTGGAGAACAACAAGTTCTGCCTGTCCGTCCACTTCAGATGTGTGGATGAAAAG AGATGGAACTTCTTGGCTGAGCAAGTCAAGGCCGTGATGAAGGACTACCCCATGCTGAAGCTCACTCAAGGGAGGAAG GTCTTCGAGCTCCGGCCCAGCATTATGTGGGACAAGGGCAAGGCTCTGGAGTTCCTGCTTGAATCGCTAG GATTCGCCAGCTGCAGCGACGTCCTGCCGGTGTACATCGGCGACGACCGCACCGACGAGGACGCCTTCAAGGTGCTGCGGAAGAGGGGCCAAGGCGTGGGCATCCTGGTGTCCAAGTCCGCCAAGGAGACCAGCGCGTCCTACTCGCTGCAGGACCCGGCGGAGGTCATGGAGTTCCTGCTCCGGCTCGTGGAGTGGAAGCGGAGGTCGGCGACGCCGCCCATGGTCAGGCCGCGGGTGTAA